The proteins below come from a single Streptomyces sp. B3I8 genomic window:
- a CDS encoding radical SAM protein: MGSRTALVEDLLERFAHVPREAVFKEDLLRGGVAFDASALSDNESGDVKPKSYFIFSFDHGTLPELGEAALRRPPEEIILTGGPYDLRRTVVSVRVNPSSPYRVAAGEDGMLGLYLDGARIADVGVPPMPEYYRHTLSNGKSVMEVAPTIQWGYLIYLTVFRVCQYFGAKEECQYCDINHNWRQHKAAGRPYTGVKDVEEVLEALEIIDRYDTQKVSTAYTLTGGAITKTVSGRDEADFYGHYAKAIEERFPGRWIGKVVAQALPKPDVQRFKDYGVQIYHPNFEVWDEYLFKMYCPGKERYVGRDEWHRRILDSADVFGARNVIPNFVAGVEMAEPFGFKTVDEAIASTTEGLRFFMSHGITPRFTTWCPEPTTPLGKANPNGAPLEYHIRLLEAYRRTMEDFGLSSPPGYGPPGPGNAVFSVSSFMDSLPAERTEPAERAVEV; encoded by the coding sequence ATGGGCAGCCGCACCGCGCTGGTCGAGGATCTGCTGGAACGGTTCGCACACGTGCCGCGCGAAGCCGTCTTCAAGGAGGACCTGCTTCGGGGCGGGGTCGCCTTCGACGCGTCCGCGCTCAGCGACAACGAGAGCGGGGACGTCAAGCCGAAGTCGTACTTCATCTTCTCCTTCGACCACGGCACCCTGCCCGAACTGGGCGAGGCCGCGCTGCGCCGCCCGCCGGAGGAGATCATCCTCACCGGTGGCCCCTACGACCTGCGCCGCACCGTCGTCTCGGTGCGCGTGAACCCCTCCTCGCCGTACCGGGTCGCCGCCGGCGAGGACGGCATGCTCGGGCTGTACCTCGACGGCGCCCGGATCGCCGACGTGGGCGTGCCGCCCATGCCGGAGTACTACCGGCACACCCTCTCCAACGGGAAGTCCGTGATGGAGGTGGCCCCCACCATCCAGTGGGGCTACCTGATCTACCTCACCGTCTTCCGCGTCTGCCAGTACTTCGGCGCCAAGGAGGAGTGCCAGTACTGCGACATCAACCACAACTGGCGCCAGCACAAGGCGGCCGGCCGGCCCTACACCGGCGTCAAGGACGTCGAGGAGGTGCTGGAGGCCCTGGAGATCATCGACAGGTACGACACCCAGAAGGTCTCCACCGCCTACACCCTCACCGGCGGCGCCATCACCAAGACGGTCTCCGGCCGTGACGAGGCCGACTTCTACGGCCACTACGCCAAGGCCATCGAGGAACGTTTTCCCGGCCGCTGGATCGGCAAGGTCGTCGCCCAGGCGCTGCCCAAGCCGGACGTGCAGCGGTTCAAGGACTACGGCGTACAGATCTACCACCCCAACTTCGAGGTGTGGGACGAGTACCTGTTCAAGATGTACTGCCCCGGCAAGGAGCGGTACGTCGGCCGCGACGAGTGGCACCGGCGCATCCTCGACTCCGCCGACGTCTTCGGCGCCCGCAACGTGATCCCGAACTTCGTGGCCGGCGTGGAGATGGCCGAGCCGTTCGGCTTCAAGACGGTCGACGAGGCGATCGCGTCGACGACCGAGGGGCTGCGCTTCTTCATGTCCCACGGCATCACGCCCCGGTTCACCACGTGGTGCCCCGAGCCGACGACCCCGCTCGGCAAGGCCAATCCGAACGGTGCGCCGCTGGAGTACCACATCCGGCTCCTGGAGGCGTACCGGCGGACCATGGAGGACTTCGGCCTGTCCTCGCCTCCGGGATACGGCCCGCCCGGACCGGGCAACGCCGTCTTCTCCGTCAGCTCCTTCATGGACAGCCTGCCGGCGGAGCGGACGGAGCCGGCGGAGCGAGCGGTCGAGGTCTGA